One segment of Chelmon rostratus isolate fCheRos1 chromosome 17, fCheRos1.pri, whole genome shotgun sequence DNA contains the following:
- the LOC121620490 gene encoding myosin-9-like isoform X2: MSAADKFLYVDRNLVNNPLAQADWATKKLVWVPSERLGFEAGSVKEERGDECVVELADSGKKIRVNKDDIQKMNPPKFSKVEDMAELTCLNEASVLHNLKERYYSGLIYTYSGLFCVVINPYKNLPIYSEEIVDMYKGKKRHEMPPHIYAITDTSYRSMMQDREDQSILCTGESGAGKTENTKKVIQYLAHVASSHKTKKDQGELEKQLLQANPILEAFGNAKTVKNDNSSRFGKFIRINFDVNGYIVGANIETYLLEKSRAIRQAKDERTFHVFYYLLTGAGDKLRNELLLENYNNYRFLSNGNVTIPGQQDKDLFTETLEAMKIMGIPEDEQIGMLKVVASVLQLGNMNFKKERHTDQASMPDNTAAQKVSHLMGMNVTDFTRAILSPRIKVGRDYVQKAQTQEQAEFAVEALAKATYERMFRWLVMRINKALDKTKRQGASFIGILDIAGFEIFELNSFEQLCINYTNEKLQQLFNHTMFILEQEEYQREGIEWSFIDFGLDLQPCIDLIEKPASPPGILALLDEECWFPKATDKSFVEKVLQEQGTHPKFFKPKKLKDEADFCIIHYAGKVDYKADEWLMKNMDPLNDNVATLLNQSTDKFVSELWRDVDRIVGLDKVSGMSEMPGAFKTRKGMFRTVGQLYKEQLSKLMATLRNTNPNFVRCIIPNHEKKAGKLDPHLVLDQLRCNGVLEGIRICRQGFPNRIVFQEFRQRYEILTPNAIPKGFMDGKQACVLMIKSLELDPNLYRIGQSKVFFRAGVLAHLEEERDMKITDIIISFQAWCRGYVARKAFAKRQQQLTAMKVIQRNCAAYLKLRNWQWWRLFTKVKPLLQVSRQEEEMLAKDEELVKVKEKHLHAEQQIRDMEEKQQQLSAEKMALQEQLQAETELCAEAEEMRVRLAARKQELEEILHDLEARLEEEEERASHFITEKKKMQQNIGDLEQQLDEEEAARQKLQLEKVTLEAKMKKTEEDIILLDDQNSKLNKEKKLLEERISEFTTNLAEEEEKSKSLQKLKTKHEAMITDLEDRLRREEKQRQELEKNRRKLEGEFTDVHDQIAELQAQIAELRAQLAKKEEELQAALARIEEEAAQKNLAQKKIREMEAQLSELQEDLELERQARTKAEKHRRDLGEELEALKTELEDTLDSTAAQQELRTKRETEVAHLKKTLDEEAKVHEQQLGDMRQKHSQAFDELNEQLEQAKRNKVSMEKAKQALESERNELAIEVQTLMQGKGDSEHRRKKAEAQVQELQLKYSESERQRVEQAEKLTKVQAELDNVNCMLCDVEGKSIKAAKDYSAVESQLQDVQELLQEETRQKLSHSTRLRQLEDEQNNLREQLEEEEEAKRNVEKQLQMMQAQLADMKKKVEQDAGCLETAEEAKKRFQRDLEGTNQRLEEKCAAYEKLDKTKTRLQQELDDLLVDQDHLRQIVSNLEKKQKKFDQMLAEEKNISARYAEERDRAEAEAREKETRALALTRELDSLMDIKEELDRNNKLLRAEMEDLVSSKDDVGKNVHELEKAKRAMEQQLEEMKTQLEELEDELQATEDAKLRLEVNMQAMKAQYERDLAGRDEMGEEKKRALVKQVREMEMELEDERKQRSAAVAARKKLELDLKELEAGIDMANKNRDEALKQLKKLQAQMKELIRELEDTRMSREEILAQSKEAEKKLKGMEADMLQMQEELAAAERVKRQAQLERDELQDEINNQATKNAQVVEERRRLEARIAQLEEELEEEQCNTELVNDRLKKAMLQTDQMNVELTAERSTSQRVEGARSQLERQNKELKLKLQELEGTVKSKYKANMAALEAKIAQLEEQLDMETRERQAATKLVRRTEKKLKEVILQVDDERRNTEQHKDQVDKLNSRMKQLKRQLEEAEEEAQRANANRRKLQRELEDATESADAMNREVTTLKNKLRRGDLPFTIRRTVPRTGIESDEESEPKSEPSEPKPE; this comes from the exons ATGTCTGCCGCAGACAAGTTCCTGTACGTGGACCGCAATCTGGTCAACAACCCACTGGCACAGGCTGACTGGGCCACTAAGAAGCTGGTATGGGTGCCCTCAGAGCGCCTGGGGTTCGAGGCCGGCTCTGTGAAGGAGGAGCGCGGCGACGAGTGCGTGGTCGAGCTGGCAGACTCTGGGAAGAAGATCAGGGTGAACAAGGATGACATCCAGAAGATGAACCCGCCCAAGTTCAGCAAGGTCGAGGACATGGCCGAGCTCACCTGCCTGAACGAGGCCTCTGTGCTGCACAACCTGAAGGAGAGATACTACTCTGGTCTCATATAT ACATACTCCGGTCTCTTCTGTGTTGTCATAAACCCCTACAAGAACCTGCCAATCTACTCAGAAGAGATTGTTGATATGTACAAGGGCAAGAAGAGGCATGAAATGCCACCTCACATCTACGCCATTACTGACACATCCTACAGAAGCATGATGCAGG ACCGTGAAGACCAGTCCATTCTTTGCAC AGGAGAATCTGGTGCTGGTAAGACAGAGAACACCAAGAAGGTGATCCAGTATCTGGCTCACGTGGCCTCCTCTCACAAGACCAAGAAAGATCAG GGGgagctggagaagcagctgctgcaggctaaTCCCATCCTAGAAGCCTTTGGAAATGCCAAGACTGTCAAAAATGACAACTCTTCCAGATTC GGAAAATTCATCAGGATCAACTTTGATGTCAATGGTTATATCGTTGGTGCCAATATCGAAACTT ATCTGTTGGAGAAATCCCGTGCCATTCGCCAGGCCAAAGATGAGAGGACCTTTCATGTCTTCTACTACTTGCTCACAGGGGCCGGGGATAAACTGCGCA ATGAACTCCTCCTTGAAAATTACAACAATTACCGCTTCCTTTCCAATGGCAACGTAACAATTCCTGGGCAGCAGGACAAGGACCTGTTTACAGAGACCCTGGAGGCCATGAAGATCATGGGTATCCCAGAGGACGAACAGATCG GCATGTTGAAGGTGGtggcctctgtgctgcagctggggAACATGAACTTCAAGAAGGAGCGCCACACAGACCAGGCCTCCATGCCTGACAACACCG CTGCCCAGAAGGTGAGCCACCTTATGGGAATGAACGTCACAGACTTCACCAGAGCCATCCTGTCGCCCAGGATCAAGGTGGGCAGAGACTATGTCCAGAAGGCCCAGACCCAGGAGCAGGCAGAGTTTGCTGTGGAGGCCTTGGCCAAGGCCACATATGAGAGGATGTTCCGCTGGCTCGTCATGAGGATCAACAAAGCTCTGGACAAGACCAAGAGACAGGGAGCCTCCTTCATCGGCATCCTAGATATTGCTGGCTTTGAGATCTTTGAG CTGAACTCGTTTGAGCAGCTGTGTATCAACTACACcaatgagaagctgcagcagctcttcaaCCACACCATGTTCATCCTGGAGCAGGAGGAGTACCAGAGGGAGGGCATCGAGTGGAGCTTCATCGACTTCGGCCTGGACCTGCAGCCCTGCATCGACCTCATTGAGAAACCT GCCAGTCCCCCTGGTATCCTCGCTCTGCTGGATGAGGAGTGCTGGTTCCCCAAAGCCACAGACAAGAGCTTTGTGGAAAAGGTGCTCCAGGAGCAGGGCACTCACCCCAAGTTCTTCAAGCCCAagaaactgaaggatgaagcaGACTTCTGTATCATCCATTATGCTGGCAAG GTGGACTACAAGGCAGATGAGTGGCTGATGAAGAACATGGACCCCTTGAATGACAACGTGGCTACACTGCTCAACCAGTCCACTGACAAGTTTGTCTCTGAGCTCTGGAGGGACG TGGACCGCATTGTGGGTCTGGATAAGGTGTCTGGCATGTCCGAGATGCCTGGTGCCTTTAAGACACGCAAGGGCATGTTCCGCACAGTGGGCCAGCTGTACAAGGAGCAGCTTTCCAAGCTCATGGCCACTTTGAGGAACACAAACCCCAACTTTGTTCGCTGCATCATCCCCAACCATGAGAAGAAG GCTGGTAAACTGGACCCCCACCTGGTTCTGGACCAGCTGAGGTGCAATGGTGTGCTGGAGGGGATCCGTATCTGCAGACAGGGCTTCCCCAACCGCATCGTCTTCCAGGAGTTCAGACAGAG GTATGAAATCCTCACTCCCAATGCCATCCCGAAGGGCTTCATGGATGGAAAGCAGGCCTGTGTGCTCATG ATCAAAAGCCTGGAGCTGGATCCCAACCTGTACCGGATCGGCCAGAGTAAAGTCTTCTTCAGAGCAGGAGTCCTCGctcacctggaggaggagagggatatGAAGATCAcagacatcatcatcagtttcCAGGCCTGGTGCAGAGGCTACGTGGCCCGCAA GGCTTTTGCcaagagacagcagcagctgactgcaATGAAGGTGATCCAGAGGAACTGTGCCGCTTATCTAAAACTCAGGAACTGGCAGTGGTGGAGACTCTTCACCAAG GTGAAGCCTCTGCTCCAAGTcagcaggcaggaggaggagatgcttGCCAAGGATGAAGAGCTGGTTAAGGTGAAGGAGAAGCATTTGCATGCTGAGCAGCAGATCCGAGAtatggaggaaaaacagcagcag CTGAGTGCTGAGAAGATGGCCctgcaggagcagcttcagGCAGAAACAGAACTCTGTGCTGAGGCGGAAGAGATGAGAGTCCGTCTGGCTGCCAggaagcaggagctggaggagatccTCCATGACCTGGAGGCCcgcctggaggaggaggaagagcgcGCCTCTCACTTcataacagagaaaaagaagatgcAGCAAAATATTGGA GActtggagcagcagctggatgaggaggaggcagccAGACAGAAGCTCCAGCTGGAGAAGGTCACCTTAGAGGCCAAGATgaagaagacagaagaggatATTATACTTCTAGATGACCAGAACAGCAAACTCAACAAG GAGAAGAAGTTGCTGGAGGAGAGGATCTCTGAGTTCACCACCAACctggcggaggaggaggagaaatcaAAGAGCCTGCAGAAACTCAAGACCAAACATGAGGCCATGATCACAGACCTGGAGG ACCGTCTGCGCAGGGAGGAGAAACAGCGGCAGGAGCTGGAAAAGAACCGACGCAAGCTGGAGGGCGAGTTCACTGATGTACACGACCAGATTGCGGAGCTGCAGGCCCAGATTGCTGAGCTCCGTGCCCAACTTGCCAAGAAGGAGGAAGAGCTTCAGGCAGCTCTGGCCAG GATCGAGGAGGAGGCAGCACAGAAGAACCTGGCCCAGAAAAAGATCCGTGAGATGGAGGCTCAGCTCTCTGAACTGCAGGAGGATTTGGAGCTGGAGAGGCAGGCCCGCACCAAGGCAGAGAAACACCGCAGGGACCTGggagaagagctggaggccCTCAAGACCGAGCTAGAGGACACTCTGGACTCCACCGCCGCTCAGCAAGAACTAAG GACAAAGCGTGAGACAGAGGTGGCACATCTTAAAAAGACTCTGGATGAAGAGGCCAAAGTTCACGAACAGCAGCTGGGGGacatgagacagaaacacagccagGCCTTCGATGAGCTCAATGAGCAGCTGGAGCAGGCCAAGAGG AACAAAGTGTCAATGGAGAAGGCCAAGCAGGCTCTGGAGTCGGAGAGGAATGAGCTAGCCATTGAGGTGCAGACGCTGATGCAGGGTAAGGGAGACTCCGAGCATCGCAGGAAGAAGGCTGAAGCCCAGgtccaggagctgcagctcaaatATTCAGAGAGTGAGCGGCAGAGGGTGGAGCAGGCCGAGAAACTGACAAAAGTGCAG GCTGAACTGGATAATGTAAACTGCATGCTGTGTGATGTGGAGGGCAAGTCCATCAAGGCAGCAAAAGACTACTCTGCTGTGGAGTCCCAGCTGCAGGATGTTCAG GAGCTACTCCAGGAGGAGACCCGCCAGAAGCTGTCACATTCCACACGTCTGCGGCAGCTGGAGGATGAACAGAACAACCTgagagagcagctggaggaagaggaagaagccaAGAGAAATGTAGAGAAGCAGCTTCAGATGATGCAGGCTCAG CTTGCTGATATGAAAAAGAAGGTAGAGCAGGACGCGGGCTGTCTAGAGACTGCTGAGGAGGCGAAGAAGAGGTTTCAAAGAGACCTGGAGGGAACGAACCAGCGCCTGGAGGAGAAGTGCGCTGCCTATGAGAAGCTGGACAAAACCAAGACACGTCTGCAGCAAGAGCTGGACGACCTGCTGGTAGACCAGGACCACCTCCGACAGATCGTCTCCAACctggagaagaagcagaagaagttTGACCAG atgctggcagaggagaagaacaTATCTGCGCGCTACGCAGAGGAGCGTGACCGTGCTGAAGCTGAGGCCCGTGAGAAGGAGACCCGTGCGCTGGCTTTAACCCGTGAGCTGGACTCTCTCATGGACATCAAGGAGGAACTGGACCGCAACAACAAACTGCTGCGGGCTGAGATGGAGGACTTGGTATCATCCAAGGATGATGTTGGCAAGAAT GTCCACGAGCTGGAGAAGGCTAAACGTGcgatggagcagcagctggaggagatgaagactcagctggaggagctggaggatgagCTGCAGGCCACAGAGGATGCCAAGCTGCGTCTGGAGGTCAACATGCAGGCCATGAAGGCCCAGTATGAgagagacctggctggacgtGACGAGATGGgcgaggagaagaagagagcgcTGGTCAAACAG GTGcgggagatggagatggagctggaggatgagaggaagcAGCGTTCTGCAGCCGTGGCTGCGCGCAAGAAGCTGGAGCTGGacctgaaggagctggaggcagGCATCGACATGGCCAACAAGAACCGTGACGAGGCCCTCAAACAGCTGAAGAAACTCCAA GCCCAGATGAAGGAGCTCATCCGGGAGCTGGAGGATACTCGCATGTCCAGAGAGGAGATCCTTGCTCAGAGcaaggaggcagagaaaaaacTGAAGGGCATGGAGGCTGATATGCTGCAGATGCAGGAG GAgctggcagctgcagagagagtaAAGAGACAGGCCCAGCTGGAGAGAGACGAACTGCAGGATGAGATTAACAACCAGGCCACCAAGAA TGCTCAGGttgtagaggagaggagacggcTGGAGGCTCGTATtgctcagctggaggaggagctggaggaggagcagtgcaACACCGAGCTGGTTAACGACCGGCTGAAGAAAGCAATGCTGCAG ACTGACCAGATGAAtgtggagctgacagcagagcgCAGCACCTCTCAGCGTGTGGAAGGAGCTCGTTCTCAGCTGGAGCGTCAGAACAAggagctgaaactgaagctgcaggagctggagggaaCGGTCAAGTCCAAGTACAAGGCCAATATGGCCGCCCTGGAGGCAAAGATCGCTCAGCTGGAGGAACAGCTGGACATGGAGACCAG GGAGAGGCAGGCTGCCACCAAGCTTGTGAGACGTACAGAGAAGAAACTGAAGGAAGTCATCCTGCAGGTGGACGACGAGAGACgcaacacagagcagcacaagGACCAG GTCGACAAGTTGAACTCTCGCATGAAGCAGCTGAAGCgtcagctggaggaggctgaggaagaggctCAAAGAGCAAACGCCAACCGAaggaaactgcagagagagctggaggacgcCACGGAGTCGGCAGACGCCATGAACCGTGAAGTCACCACCCTCAAGAACAAGCTCAG gCGTGGCGACCTCCCCTTTACCATTCGCCGCACCGTTCCCCGTACTGGCATCGAAAGCGACGAGGAGAGCGAGCCCAAGAGCGAGCCCTCCGAGCCCAAGCCTGAATGA